In Carya illinoinensis cultivar Pawnee chromosome 16, C.illinoinensisPawnee_v1, whole genome shotgun sequence, a single window of DNA contains:
- the LOC122298818 gene encoding uncharacterized protein LOC122298818 encodes MKVAQSQQKSYTDNRQCELEFEVENKVILRITPMKGVMRFGKKGKFSPRYIGSFEILDWVGPVAYRVAFPPSLVGVHNVFHVSMWRKYVPDPTHILDYEPLQIQEDLIYAEEPMQILENKAHVLWTRTIPMVKVLWNNQVANDASWELEEEM; translated from the coding sequence ATGAAAGTAGCTCAAAGCCAGCAAAAAAGTTATACTGATAATCGCCAATGCGAGTTAGAATTTGAGGTCGAGAACAAAGTAATTTTGAGGATAACACCAATGAAAGGAGTTATGAGGTTTGGGAAAAAGGGCAAGTTTAGCCCAAGATATATCGGGTCCTTTGAGATTCTTGATTGGGTTGGACCGGTGGCTTATAGGGTAGCATTCCCACCTTCTCTTGTGGGGGTGCATAATGTATTTCATGTTTCCATGTGGAGGAAGTATGTCCCTGACCCCACTCACATTCTTGACTATGAGCCATTGCAAATTCAAGAAGATTTGATTTATGCTGAAGAACCAATGCAAATCTTAGAAAATAAAGCACATGTATTATGGACTCGAACCATTCCTATGGTTAAGGTGTTATGGAATAATCAAGTTGCAAATGACGCATCTTGGGAACTTGAAGAAGAGATGTGA
- the LOC122298655 gene encoding potassium transporter 5-like isoform X3 yields the protein MEVGNPIEEKRSREEYHGDQEILEEQKDDISKGMDMLSSKTLAIRDFFDLEASRSFTTNQGSYPVDGWKTIMQLAFQSIGVVYGDLGTSPLYVLPGIFPTGIKHNDDILGVLSLIFYSLMLITLIKYVFIVLAANDNGDGGMFALYSLLCRHAKLSLASNQQAEDKEVSNYRLDVPNRRLKRASFVKSMLENNQTIKFFLLFMTMLGTSMVLGDGILTPCISVLSAVGGVKEAASGLTDNMIMWISVGILIALFQIQRFGTDKIGYSFAPILTIWFLSIGSVGLYNFFKYDPEVIKAINPMYIIQYFKRNKKDAWISLGGVILCLTAIIASQSLISASFSIIQQSLALGCFPRVKVVHTSSKYKGQVYVPEINTILMLACVGVTLGFKNTLKIGNAYGIAVAFVFTITSTFLVLVMVIIWKTNLYLIVIYALSIWLLELLFLSSVLYKSIDGGYLPLLFALVTMTIMYLWNYGYRKKYSYELDNKVSPVKLVEIASETSIHRIPGLALFYTELVQGISPIFTHYVANVPALHLVLVFISIKSLPISTVPLEDRFLFKRVEPRELSIFRCIVRYGYKDARTEWESFKEMLIIRLKYFIRKDVFMSRLPGTTNMASYESDDKEVSRLSTEEIAQMEVEKVDEALNVGDIVHLMGESEVVASKGSSFLKKLVINYAYNWLRRSVRQVDEIFMIPRKRLLKVGMTYDV from the exons ATGGAGGTTGGTAATCCTATAGAAGAAAAAAGGTCAAGAGAGGAATATCATGGAGATcaagaaatattagaagaacaAAAAGATGACATATCCAAAGGTATGGACATGTTATCTAGCAAAACGTTGGCTATTCGTGACTTTTTCGATTTAGAGGCCAGTAGATCATTCACCACAAACCAAGGCTCATATCCG GTTGATGGTTGGAAAACAATCATGCAGTTAGCATTTCAAAGTATCGGTGTCGTATATGGTGATTTGGGCACTTCGCCTTTGTATGTGTTACCGGGCATATTCCCTACTGGGATTAAGCACAATGATGATATACTTGGAGTGTTGTCTCTTATTTTTTACTCGCTCATGTTAATCACTTTGATCAAGTACGTTTTCATTGTGCTAGCGGCCAACGATAATGGTGATG GAGGAATGTTTGCTTTGTATTCTCTCCTGTGCCGCCATGCCAAGTTAAGTTTGGCATCTAACCAACAGGCTGAAGACAAAGAAGTGTCCAACTACCGACTAGATGTGCCAAATCGACGGCTCAAGAGGGCATCCTTTGTAAAGTCTATGCTTGAAAATAACCAAACCATAAAGTTCTTCTTATTGTTCATGACCATGCTTGGCACTTCCATGGTTCTTGGAGATGGAATCCTTACACCATGCATCTCAG TGTTGTCAGCGGTGGGAGGAGTTAAGGAAGCTGCTAGTGGTCTAACTGATAATATGATCATGTGGATTTCAGTGGGAATCTTGATTGCTTTGTTCCAAATTCAAAGGTTTGGGACAGATAAAATCGGCTACAGTTTCGCTCCAATACTTACAATTTGGTTCCTTTCCATTGGAAGTGTTGGCTTGTACAACTTCTTTAAGTATGATCCTGAGGTTATCAAGGCAATTAATCCAATGTATATCATTCAATACTTCAAAAGGAATAAGAAGGATGCATGGATTTCTCTTGGAGGCGTCATCCTATGCCTAACAG CCATCATTGCTAGTCAGTCCTTGATCTCAGCTTCCTTCTCCATCATCCAACAGTCATTAGCATTGGGTTGTTTCCCAAGGGTTAAGGTAGTGCACACTTCCTCTAAATACAAAGGACAAGTCTATGTACCCGAGATCAACACTATTCTCATGTTGGCTTGTGTGGGTGTCACTCTTGGCTTCAAAAACACATTGAAGATCGGTAACGCTTATG GAATCGCCGTGGCGTTCGTATTTACGATTACATCTACATTTCTTGTCCTTGTGATGGTAATTATATGGAAGACAAACCTGTACTTGATAGTCATTTATGCCCTATCTATATGGCTCTTGGAACTCCTATTCTTGAGCTCAGTACTCTACAAATCTATCGATGGAGGGTATCTTCCTTTGTTATTTGCCTTGGTTACGATGACAATTATGTATTTATGGAATTATGGCTACCGCAAGAAGTACAGTTATGAGCTTGATAACAAAGTCTCTCCAGTAAAATTAGTTGAGATAGCTTCTGAAACTAGCATCCACCGGATCCCAGGTCTTGCACTGTTTTACACAGAGCTTGTCCAAGGCATTTCCCCAATCTTCACACATTATGTAGCCAATGTCCCAGCTCTACACTTAGTTCTTGTCTTTATCTCGATCAAATCCCTACCCATTAGCACAGTGCCTCTGGAAGACCGATTTTTGTTCAAAAGAGTGGAGCCTCGTGAGCTAAGCATTTTTCGATGTATTGTGCGGTATGGATACAAGGATGCAAGAACAGAGTGGGAGTCATTTAAGGAGATGTTGATAATTCGGTTGAAGTATTTCATAAGAAAAGATGTGTTCATGTCTAGGCTGCCAGGCACTACAAATATGGCTTCATATGAATCAGATGATAAAGAAGTTTCAAGGCTGAGTACTGAAGAGATAGCTCAAATGGAAGTAGAGAAAGTGGATGAAGCTCTGAATGTTGGGGATATTGTTCATCTGATGGGTGAAAGTGAGGTGGTTGCTTCAAAGGGCTcaagcttcttgaagaaattAGTTATAAACTACGCCTATAATTGGTTGCGAAGAAGTGTGAGGCAAGTTGATGAAATCTTTATGATTCCTCGCAAGCGACTTCTCAAAGTGGGGATGACTTATGATGTCTAA
- the LOC122298655 gene encoding potassium transporter 20-like isoform X2 yields the protein MEVGNPIEEKRSREEYHGDQEILEEQKDDISKGMDMLSSKTLAIRDFFDLEASRSFTTNQGSYPVDGWKTIMQLAFQSIGVVYGDLGTSPLYVLPGIFPTGIKHNDDILGVLSLIFYSLMLITLIKYVFIVLAANDNGDGGMFALYSLLCRHAKLSLASNQQAEDKEVSNYRLDVPNRRLKRASFVKSMLENNQTIKFFLLFMTMLGTSMVLGDGILTPCISVLSAVGGVKEAASGLTDNMIMWISVGILIALFQIQRFGTDKIGYSFAPILTIWFLSIGSVGLYNFFKYDPEVIKAINPMYIIQYFKRNKKDAWISLGGVILCLTEPIYWLMFVVAVMAAIIASQSLISASFSIIQQSLALGCFPRVKVVHTSSKYKGQVYVPEINTILMLACVGVTLGFKNTLKIGNAYGIAVAFVFTITSTFLVLVMVIIWKTNLYLIVIYALSIWLLELLFLSSVLYKSIDGGYLPLLFALVTMTIMYLWNYGYRKKYSYELDNKVSPVKLVEIASETSIHRIPGLALFYTELVQGISPIFTHYVANVPALHLVLVFISIKSLPISTVPLEDRFLFKRVEPRELSIFRCIVRYGYKDARTEWESFKEMLIIRLKYFIRKDVFMSRLPGTTNMASYESDDKEVSRLSTEEIAQMEVEKVDEALNVGDIVHLMGESEVVASKGSSFLKKLVINYAYNWLRRSVRQVDEIFMIPRKRLLKVGMTYDV from the exons ATGGAGGTTGGTAATCCTATAGAAGAAAAAAGGTCAAGAGAGGAATATCATGGAGATcaagaaatattagaagaacaAAAAGATGACATATCCAAAGGTATGGACATGTTATCTAGCAAAACGTTGGCTATTCGTGACTTTTTCGATTTAGAGGCCAGTAGATCATTCACCACAAACCAAGGCTCATATCCG GTTGATGGTTGGAAAACAATCATGCAGTTAGCATTTCAAAGTATCGGTGTCGTATATGGTGATTTGGGCACTTCGCCTTTGTATGTGTTACCGGGCATATTCCCTACTGGGATTAAGCACAATGATGATATACTTGGAGTGTTGTCTCTTATTTTTTACTCGCTCATGTTAATCACTTTGATCAAGTACGTTTTCATTGTGCTAGCGGCCAACGATAATGGTGATG GAGGAATGTTTGCTTTGTATTCTCTCCTGTGCCGCCATGCCAAGTTAAGTTTGGCATCTAACCAACAGGCTGAAGACAAAGAAGTGTCCAACTACCGACTAGATGTGCCAAATCGACGGCTCAAGAGGGCATCCTTTGTAAAGTCTATGCTTGAAAATAACCAAACCATAAAGTTCTTCTTATTGTTCATGACCATGCTTGGCACTTCCATGGTTCTTGGAGATGGAATCCTTACACCATGCATCTCAG TGTTGTCAGCGGTGGGAGGAGTTAAGGAAGCTGCTAGTGGTCTAACTGATAATATGATCATGTGGATTTCAGTGGGAATCTTGATTGCTTTGTTCCAAATTCAAAGGTTTGGGACAGATAAAATCGGCTACAGTTTCGCTCCAATACTTACAATTTGGTTCCTTTCCATTGGAAGTGTTGGCTTGTACAACTTCTTTAAGTATGATCCTGAGGTTATCAAGGCAATTAATCCAATGTATATCATTCAATACTTCAAAAGGAATAAGAAGGATGCATGGATTTCTCTTGGAGGCGTCATCCTATGCCTAACAG AACCTATATACTGGCTAATGTTTGTTGTCGCTGTAATGGCAGCCATCATTGCTAGTCAGTCCTTGATCTCAGCTTCCTTCTCCATCATCCAACAGTCATTAGCATTGGGTTGTTTCCCAAGGGTTAAGGTAGTGCACACTTCCTCTAAATACAAAGGACAAGTCTATGTACCCGAGATCAACACTATTCTCATGTTGGCTTGTGTGGGTGTCACTCTTGGCTTCAAAAACACATTGAAGATCGGTAACGCTTATG GAATCGCCGTGGCGTTCGTATTTACGATTACATCTACATTTCTTGTCCTTGTGATGGTAATTATATGGAAGACAAACCTGTACTTGATAGTCATTTATGCCCTATCTATATGGCTCTTGGAACTCCTATTCTTGAGCTCAGTACTCTACAAATCTATCGATGGAGGGTATCTTCCTTTGTTATTTGCCTTGGTTACGATGACAATTATGTATTTATGGAATTATGGCTACCGCAAGAAGTACAGTTATGAGCTTGATAACAAAGTCTCTCCAGTAAAATTAGTTGAGATAGCTTCTGAAACTAGCATCCACCGGATCCCAGGTCTTGCACTGTTTTACACAGAGCTTGTCCAAGGCATTTCCCCAATCTTCACACATTATGTAGCCAATGTCCCAGCTCTACACTTAGTTCTTGTCTTTATCTCGATCAAATCCCTACCCATTAGCACAGTGCCTCTGGAAGACCGATTTTTGTTCAAAAGAGTGGAGCCTCGTGAGCTAAGCATTTTTCGATGTATTGTGCGGTATGGATACAAGGATGCAAGAACAGAGTGGGAGTCATTTAAGGAGATGTTGATAATTCGGTTGAAGTATTTCATAAGAAAAGATGTGTTCATGTCTAGGCTGCCAGGCACTACAAATATGGCTTCATATGAATCAGATGATAAAGAAGTTTCAAGGCTGAGTACTGAAGAGATAGCTCAAATGGAAGTAGAGAAAGTGGATGAAGCTCTGAATGTTGGGGATATTGTTCATCTGATGGGTGAAAGTGAGGTGGTTGCTTCAAAGGGCTcaagcttcttgaagaaattAGTTATAAACTACGCCTATAATTGGTTGCGAAGAAGTGTGAGGCAAGTTGATGAAATCTTTATGATTCCTCGCAAGCGACTTCTCAAAGTGGGGATGACTTATGATGTCTAA
- the LOC122298655 gene encoding potassium transporter 5-like isoform X1, translating to MEVGNPIEEKRSREEYHGDQEILEEQKDDISKGMDMLSSKTLAIRDFFDLEASRSFTTNQGSYPVDGWKTIMQLAFQSIGVVYGDLGTSPLYVLPGIFPTGIKHNDDILGVLSLIFYSLMLITLIKYVFIVLAANDNGDGGMFALYSLLCRHAKLSLASNQQAEDKEVSNYRLDVPNRRLKRASFVKSMLENNQTIKFFLLFMTMLGTSMVLGDGILTPCISVLSAVGGVKEAASGLTDNMIMWISVGILIALFQIQRFGTDKIGYSFAPILTIWFLSIGSVGLYNFFKYDPEVIKAINPMYIIQYFKRNKKDAWISLGGVILCLTGSEALFADLGHFSVRSIHISSCTIVFPSVVLAYFGQASYLRQHSQDASNAFYSSVPKPIYWLMFVVAVMAAIIASQSLISASFSIIQQSLALGCFPRVKVVHTSSKYKGQVYVPEINTILMLACVGVTLGFKNTLKIGNAYGIAVAFVFTITSTFLVLVMVIIWKTNLYLIVIYALSIWLLELLFLSSVLYKSIDGGYLPLLFALVTMTIMYLWNYGYRKKYSYELDNKVSPVKLVEIASETSIHRIPGLALFYTELVQGISPIFTHYVANVPALHLVLVFISIKSLPISTVPLEDRFLFKRVEPRELSIFRCIVRYGYKDARTEWESFKEMLIIRLKYFIRKDVFMSRLPGTTNMASYESDDKEVSRLSTEEIAQMEVEKVDEALNVGDIVHLMGESEVVASKGSSFLKKLVINYAYNWLRRSVRQVDEIFMIPRKRLLKVGMTYDV from the exons ATGGAGGTTGGTAATCCTATAGAAGAAAAAAGGTCAAGAGAGGAATATCATGGAGATcaagaaatattagaagaacaAAAAGATGACATATCCAAAGGTATGGACATGTTATCTAGCAAAACGTTGGCTATTCGTGACTTTTTCGATTTAGAGGCCAGTAGATCATTCACCACAAACCAAGGCTCATATCCG GTTGATGGTTGGAAAACAATCATGCAGTTAGCATTTCAAAGTATCGGTGTCGTATATGGTGATTTGGGCACTTCGCCTTTGTATGTGTTACCGGGCATATTCCCTACTGGGATTAAGCACAATGATGATATACTTGGAGTGTTGTCTCTTATTTTTTACTCGCTCATGTTAATCACTTTGATCAAGTACGTTTTCATTGTGCTAGCGGCCAACGATAATGGTGATG GAGGAATGTTTGCTTTGTATTCTCTCCTGTGCCGCCATGCCAAGTTAAGTTTGGCATCTAACCAACAGGCTGAAGACAAAGAAGTGTCCAACTACCGACTAGATGTGCCAAATCGACGGCTCAAGAGGGCATCCTTTGTAAAGTCTATGCTTGAAAATAACCAAACCATAAAGTTCTTCTTATTGTTCATGACCATGCTTGGCACTTCCATGGTTCTTGGAGATGGAATCCTTACACCATGCATCTCAG TGTTGTCAGCGGTGGGAGGAGTTAAGGAAGCTGCTAGTGGTCTAACTGATAATATGATCATGTGGATTTCAGTGGGAATCTTGATTGCTTTGTTCCAAATTCAAAGGTTTGGGACAGATAAAATCGGCTACAGTTTCGCTCCAATACTTACAATTTGGTTCCTTTCCATTGGAAGTGTTGGCTTGTACAACTTCTTTAAGTATGATCCTGAGGTTATCAAGGCAATTAATCCAATGTATATCATTCAATACTTCAAAAGGAATAAGAAGGATGCATGGATTTCTCTTGGAGGCGTCATCCTATGCCTAACAG GTTCTGAAGCCCTCTTTGCTGATCTTGGTCACTTCAGTGTTCGCTCAATCCATATAAGCTCATGCACTATAGTTTTTCCATCTGTTGTTCTTGCTTACTTTGGCCAAGCTTCCTATCTCCGCCAACACAGTCAAGATGCTAGCAATGCCTTCTATAGTTCAGTTCCAA AACCTATATACTGGCTAATGTTTGTTGTCGCTGTAATGGCAGCCATCATTGCTAGTCAGTCCTTGATCTCAGCTTCCTTCTCCATCATCCAACAGTCATTAGCATTGGGTTGTTTCCCAAGGGTTAAGGTAGTGCACACTTCCTCTAAATACAAAGGACAAGTCTATGTACCCGAGATCAACACTATTCTCATGTTGGCTTGTGTGGGTGTCACTCTTGGCTTCAAAAACACATTGAAGATCGGTAACGCTTATG GAATCGCCGTGGCGTTCGTATTTACGATTACATCTACATTTCTTGTCCTTGTGATGGTAATTATATGGAAGACAAACCTGTACTTGATAGTCATTTATGCCCTATCTATATGGCTCTTGGAACTCCTATTCTTGAGCTCAGTACTCTACAAATCTATCGATGGAGGGTATCTTCCTTTGTTATTTGCCTTGGTTACGATGACAATTATGTATTTATGGAATTATGGCTACCGCAAGAAGTACAGTTATGAGCTTGATAACAAAGTCTCTCCAGTAAAATTAGTTGAGATAGCTTCTGAAACTAGCATCCACCGGATCCCAGGTCTTGCACTGTTTTACACAGAGCTTGTCCAAGGCATTTCCCCAATCTTCACACATTATGTAGCCAATGTCCCAGCTCTACACTTAGTTCTTGTCTTTATCTCGATCAAATCCCTACCCATTAGCACAGTGCCTCTGGAAGACCGATTTTTGTTCAAAAGAGTGGAGCCTCGTGAGCTAAGCATTTTTCGATGTATTGTGCGGTATGGATACAAGGATGCAAGAACAGAGTGGGAGTCATTTAAGGAGATGTTGATAATTCGGTTGAAGTATTTCATAAGAAAAGATGTGTTCATGTCTAGGCTGCCAGGCACTACAAATATGGCTTCATATGAATCAGATGATAAAGAAGTTTCAAGGCTGAGTACTGAAGAGATAGCTCAAATGGAAGTAGAGAAAGTGGATGAAGCTCTGAATGTTGGGGATATTGTTCATCTGATGGGTGAAAGTGAGGTGGTTGCTTCAAAGGGCTcaagcttcttgaagaaattAGTTATAAACTACGCCTATAATTGGTTGCGAAGAAGTGTGAGGCAAGTTGATGAAATCTTTATGATTCCTCGCAAGCGACTTCTCAAAGTGGGGATGACTTATGATGTCTAA
- the LOC122298817 gene encoding uncharacterized protein LOC122298817 translates to MRQRRWLDLMKDYDCTINYHLGKANVVADPLSRKIMGPAIAALTTQHQLLMDLERVSIEVITSDTSTFVASLFVQLALVDRIKAAQKVDSGLVKLVEEVGNGEKSDFSIFEDGALRFRGRLCVPANEELKRSIRDQQGCYSHFRLQQDFVLGLPRTLIGQDAIWVIVDRLTKTARFVPIKVSYKLDKLVELYVQEIVSLHRVPVSIVADRDPLFTSMFWRSLQEAMGTKLNFSTAFHPQTNGQ, encoded by the exons ATGAGGCAGAGAAGATGGCTTGACCTGATGAAGGATTATGACTGCACCATCAATTATCATCTAGGCAAAGCCAATGTTGTAGCCGATCCCTTAAGTAGGAAGATAATGGGACCAGCAATTGCAGCCCTTACCACTCAACACCAGTTGTTAATGGATCTAGAAAGAGTCAGTATTGAGGTCATCACTAGTGATACAAGTACCTTTGTGGCTAGTTTGTTTGTGCAACTAGCCTTGGTAGATAGAATTAAAGCTGCTCAGAAAGTGGATTCAGGGTTGGTGAAGCTAGTAGAAGAAGTTGGGAATGGAGAAAAATCTGACTTTAGCATTTTCGAGGATGGAGCTTTGAGGTTTAGAGGTAGATTGTGCGTGCCAGCTAATGAAGAACTAAAAAGG AGCATCAGAGACCAACAAGGTTGTTACAGCCACTTCAGATTACAGCAGGATTTTGTATTAGGCCTACCAAGGACTTTGATTGGACAAGATGCTATTTGGGTGATCGTTGACCGCTTAACGAAGACTGCTCGTTTTGTGCCTATTAAAGTTTCTTACAAGCTGGATAAGCTAGTTGAACTTTATGTGCAGGAGATAGTGAGCTTGCATCGGGTACCGGTATCCATTGTAGCGGATAGAGACCCCCTATTCACTTCCATGTTTTGGCGAAGCTTACAAGAGGCaatgggtactaagttgaactTCAGTACTGCTtttcaccctcaaacaaatggacaGTAA